The Sporocytophaga myxococcoides DSM 11118 genome segment ACAGCTGTATATGCTGCCGTACTGTCTGATGTCCTTATTTTTCCTGTAACGTCTGCAAAATCCGTCAAACGATACTTCTGAGTGTATTCTTCAGAAACATATGCAAATGTTTTGAAAAAACGTTTAAGCTGAAGAGTGTCAATGTTTAGTGTCCTATCCTTCAGAGTCTGCGCCTTTGATGCAATGGATCTGAAATACTCTTTATCAGAAAATCCTGGTTCCAGTTTTTTATAAGCAAACAGCTTAGAAATTTGCTGAACTGCGATTATAAAATCTCCTTCAATAGGCGCTGATACAGCTGTCCGGAATTTATAAAACGGCTTCTCAAAATTTTCTGATAATGCCAAATCAAAATAACCATGTTCTTTGGCATTCCATAATACAGATCTGGGATCTACGTCAGGACTGAGTTTTTCAAGAAGAGCGTTTTTCTGATTTCTAAGAGAAGAAAATTCGAGGGTAAAATATTCTGTATTTTTTGCAGCGTATAATTTTCTTACCTGGGACAGATCCATGAATTCTATTGATATCGAATCCCAGTATTCCGGGACAATGGACTTCAGCAAATCATTACTTCTTTTTCCCCAGGCAAAAGTAGTATCTGCAAGCACTACAATCAGTTTTCTTTCTTTGATTTTCTTAGCATCACTCAACTTGATGTCAAAGATCTGAGCATGGCTTTGTGATGATGCAAAAATCAGAGAAAGAAAAACTAAAAGCAGTCTGAAATAATACATATATACCTTATATACCTAATAATAATCTTGAAGGATCTTCAAGTAATTGTTTTACTCTTACAAGGAAACCTACAGATTCTCTTCCGTCAATAATTCTGTGATCGTAAGAAAGTGCTACATACATAATCGGACGAATAACAACTTGTCCACCCACAGCAACGGGCCTTTCAACTATATTGTGCATTCCAAGAATCGCAGACTGAGGAGCATTGATAATTGGAGTAGAAAGCATAGAACCAAAGATACCACCGTTTGTGATAGTGAAGGTACCACCTGTCATCTCATCAATAGTAAGTTTATTGTCTCTGGCACGAAGAGCAAGTCTTACAACTTCTTTCTCAACCTGATCAAAAGACATTGTCTCTGCATTACGAATCACAGGGACAACAAGTCCTTTAGGTGCTGAAACTGCAATTGACACATCACAGAAGTCGTTATAAACAATTTCTTCACCATCAATAAAAGCATTAACAGCAGGATATTCACGAAGAGCCAGGCAGCAAGCTTTCGTAAAGAAAGACATAAAGCCTAAGCCAACCTGATATTTATCTTTGAATTGATCTTTATACTTCGCTCTCAGATCCATGATCGGCTTCATATCTACTTCGTTGAAAGTAGTAAGCATCGCCGTTTCATTTTTAACAGAAACTAATCTTCTTGACACAGTCTTTCTCAGACTTGTCATTTTTTCTCTTCTCTGGCTTCTTGCACCACCTTGAACTGCTGGTTTTGCAACTTCTGCTGGTTTTGCAGCCGGAGTGCTTTCCTTTTTCACTGCTTCAGCATTTAAAGCATCTTCTTTAGTAATTCTTCCGTCTTTGCCAGTCCCTGCAACTGCTGTTGGCGTAATACCTTTTTCAGCAAGAATTTTACCAGCTGCTGGAGAAGTATGACCTTTAGCATAGTCAGTATTTCCTGTTACTGGAGCAGCAGCAGTTTTTGCTCCTGATTTGGCAACTGCTCCTGATATCTTACAGATAGCAGCACCGATTGGAAGAACAGCGCCTTCCTGAGCGATAATTTCCAATGTTCCGGAAGCTTCAGCCGTAAGCTCAAATGTAGCTTTGTCTGATTCTAATTCACAAAGAACTTCTTCAGCGGCAACTGCTTCACCGTTCTTTTTGAACCAACGCGCAAGTGTTACTTCTGAGATAGACTCCCCAACTGTTGGAACCTTCATTTCAATTACAGAGCTTCCTGAAGTTTGAGCTGGAGCTTCTTCTTTGGCTGCCTCTTTTGGTTTAGCTTCACTCTTGCCACTTGGCTCGATTTCGCAAAGAAGTCCACCGATTACAACAGTTTCTCCTTCTTTCGCTTTGATACGAAGGATACCAGCTGTTTCTGCATTTAATTCAAATGTTGCTTTGTCAGACTCAAGTTCACAAAGAAGTTCATCTGCATTAACAAAATCCCCGTCTTTCTTATTCCATCTTGCAACTGTTACTTCTGATATAGATTCCCCGACTACCGGGACTTTTATTTCTAAAGCCATTCTCTTTATTATTTAGTGAAAAAGGTTATTAATTCAATTATTATGCAAATGCTTGTTGTACAAGATCTTTTTGTGACTCATTATGAGCTTTCAGGTATCCTACCGCAGGAGAAGCAGCCTCATCTCTGGCAACTACATCAATATCAGCTTTCTTATAAAGATTTCTCAATATATACTCCCATGCTCCCATGTTTACAGGCTCTTCCTGAACCCAAACTACTTTAGCGCCTTTGTACTTGTTAAGGATAGTGTTCAACTGATCCTGAGCAAGAGGGTATAATTGTTCAAGTCTCACGATAGCAACATCACTTCTCTTATTGTTTACCTTCTCATCAAGTAGATCATAATATACTTTTCCAGAGCACAATAAAACTTTTTTCACTTTTTTAGGATCTGCCTCTTTGTCGTCAATGATCTCTCTGAATTTGCCACTCATGAACTCGTTCATTGGAGATACCACTGATGGATTTCTTAAAAGCGACTTAGGAGACATAACAATTAATGGCTTTCTGAAAGGCCAGGTCACTTGCCTTCTCAATGCGTGGAAGAAGTTTGAAGGCTCGGTGATGTTTGCAACAATAATGTTATAATCAGCACCTAACTCTATAAATCTTTCTAATCTTGCACTTGAGTGCTCCGGACCTTGTCCTTCATAACCATGAGGCAATAACATCACAACTCCGTTTTGTCTTTGCCACTTGGTCTCAGAACTTGAAATAAACTGGTCAATCATTACCTGTGCTCCGTTAGCAAAGTCACCGAATTGTGCTTCCCAGATTACAAGGGCATTAGGATTGGCCATTGCATAACCATATTCAAAACCAAGAACAGCGTTTTCAGACAACAATGAGTTGTATATCCTGAAGCTCTTCTGATTATCTGCTATATTATTAAGAGTGAAGTAAGGCTCGTTTGTTTCTGCGTCTTTTAACACAGCATGTCTGTGAGAGAATGTACCTCTTTGAACGTCCTGTCCGCTTATTCTTACTATTTTTCTATCAAGAAGAAGTGAGCCATAAGCAAGTAGCTCTGCACTTGCCCAGTTCAATACTTTTGTTTCAAAGAATTGCTCTTTTCTCTCTTTCAGAAGTTTTTCAATTTGCTTCAATGGCTTGAAACCATCAGGAATAGTTGAAAGCGCATTACCTACCTTATCGATAGTTTCTTGAGAGATGAAAGTATCCGGAGATTGTTCAAAATCAGCAGGAGTAGAACGTCTTAGTTCCTGCCATTCCTTTTCCATTTTCTGGAATGTATATGGAAGAGCTTTTTGCTTTACCTGGTTAAGGCGATCCTGAAGCATTTCTCTGAACTCCTTATCCATATTTTTTGCAAGCTGAGCATCAACATCACCTTTTTCAATAAGCTTCTTGTTGTATACTTCTCTTGGATTAGGATGTCTTGCAATAATATTATAGAGAGAGGGCTGCGTAAATTTAGGCTCATCACTTTCATTGTGGCCGTGTCTTCTGTAACACACCATATCAATAAAGATATCTCTCTGGAATTTTTGTCTGTACTCCGCAGCAACTTTCATACAGAATACAACAGCTTCCGGATCATCACCATTTACGTGTAAAACTGGAGCATCAATGATTTTCGCTACATCTGTACAATAGATACTAGAACGTGCATCATCAAAGTCAGTAGTAAAACCTACCTGGTTATTGATTACAAAATGTATAGTACCTCCAACATTATATCCTGGAAGTTTAGACATCTGAGCGATCTCATAAACGATTCCCTGACCTGCAACAGCAGCATCACCGTGAATCAATACAGGAAGGATTTTCCTATAATCATATTTGTATAATCTGTCTGCTTTTGCTCTTACATATCCAAGAACCACAGGATCTACAGCCTCAAGGTGGGAAGGATTGGGAGCCAGTTTCAGGTAAACTTTCTTATTGTTTACTGTAGTTACCTCACTGGAATATCCCATGTGATACTTCACATCACCATCTCCCATTGTAAGATCAGGAACTGCAGTACCTTCAAATTCATTGAAGATATGCTCATAGGTTTTGTTCATCACATTGGCAAGGACGTTTAGCCTTCCTCTGTGTGCCATACCAATCACAACTTCTTCTACTCCATGCTCAGCACCTTTACTGATCAGAACATCTAGTGCAGGAATTGTTGTTTCTCCTCCTTCAAGGGAGAATCTTTTCTGACCTATATATTTTGTATGAAGGAAGTTTTCAAATACTACTGCTTCATTCAGTTTATATAGGATTCTTTTTTTCTCATCAAGACTAAGCTGAAAGTTAAGAGACTCTTTTTCAACTTTATCTTTAATCCACTCTCTGATTTCAGGCTCTCTTATATAGGAATACTCAAATCCGATAGGACCTTCATAGATATACTTTAAAGTCTCTACAATTTTACGCAAAGTAGCTCCAGCCATACCCAACTGCTCACCTGCCTGAAAAGAGGTATCCAGATCAGCATCCGATAGACCAAAATCTTTAAGATCAAGCAAAGCACTTCTGTCTTTTCTCTCTCTAACAGGATTTGTTTTAGATTTTAAATGAGCTCTGCTTCTGTAAGAATGAATTAGCTGGCTAACCTTAATTTCTTTTAAAACTGAATCTGAAGAAACTGATGTTGCGCCTTTTGCCGCGTGGCCATTAGTTTTACCACCGTTTTCTCCATATTTCTGAGTTGAAAAATCAAAACCTTCGAAAAATTTCTGCCAGCTATAATCTACTG includes the following:
- the odhB gene encoding 2-oxoglutarate dehydrogenase complex dihydrolipoyllysine-residue succinyltransferase, producing the protein MALEIKVPVVGESISEVTVARWNKKDGDFVNADELLCELESDKATFELNAETAGILRIKAKEGETVVIGGLLCEIEPSGKSEAKPKEAAKEEAPAQTSGSSVIEMKVPTVGESISEVTLARWFKKNGEAVAAEEVLCELESDKATFELTAEASGTLEIIAQEGAVLPIGAAICKISGAVAKSGAKTAAAPVTGNTDYAKGHTSPAAGKILAEKGITPTAVAGTGKDGRITKEDALNAEAVKKESTPAAKPAEVAKPAVQGGARSQRREKMTSLRKTVSRRLVSVKNETAMLTTFNEVDMKPIMDLRAKYKDQFKDKYQVGLGFMSFFTKACCLALREYPAVNAFIDGEEIVYNDFCDVSIAVSAPKGLVVPVIRNAETMSFDQVEKEVVRLALRARDNKLTIDEMTGGTFTITNGGIFGSMLSTPIINAPQSAILGMHNIVERPVAVGGQVVIRPIMYVALSYDHRIIDGRESVGFLVRVKQLLEDPSRLLLGI
- a CDS encoding 2-oxoglutarate dehydrogenase E1 component, whose protein sequence is MEKYSYISNAHTDYLDELYKSYKENPESVDYSWQKFFEGFDFSTQKYGENGGKTNGHAAKGATSVSSDSVLKEIKVSQLIHSYRSRAHLKSKTNPVRERKDRSALLDLKDFGLSDADLDTSFQAGEQLGMAGATLRKIVETLKYIYEGPIGFEYSYIREPEIREWIKDKVEKESLNFQLSLDEKKRILYKLNEAVVFENFLHTKYIGQKRFSLEGGETTIPALDVLISKGAEHGVEEVVIGMAHRGRLNVLANVMNKTYEHIFNEFEGTAVPDLTMGDGDVKYHMGYSSEVTTVNNKKVYLKLAPNPSHLEAVDPVVLGYVRAKADRLYKYDYRKILPVLIHGDAAVAGQGIVYEIAQMSKLPGYNVGGTIHFVINNQVGFTTDFDDARSSIYCTDVAKIIDAPVLHVNGDDPEAVVFCMKVAAEYRQKFQRDIFIDMVCYRRHGHNESDEPKFTQPSLYNIIARHPNPREVYNKKLIEKGDVDAQLAKNMDKEFREMLQDRLNQVKQKALPYTFQKMEKEWQELRRSTPADFEQSPDTFISQETIDKVGNALSTIPDGFKPLKQIEKLLKERKEQFFETKVLNWASAELLAYGSLLLDRKIVRISGQDVQRGTFSHRHAVLKDAETNEPYFTLNNIADNQKSFRIYNSLLSENAVLGFEYGYAMANPNALVIWEAQFGDFANGAQVMIDQFISSSETKWQRQNGVVMLLPHGYEGQGPEHSSARLERFIELGADYNIIVANITEPSNFFHALRRQVTWPFRKPLIVMSPKSLLRNPSVVSPMNEFMSGKFREIIDDKEADPKKVKKVLLCSGKVYYDLLDEKVNNKRSDVAIVRLEQLYPLAQDQLNTILNKYKGAKVVWVQEEPVNMGAWEYILRNLYKKADIDVVARDEAASPAVGYLKAHNESQKDLVQQAFA